In Deinococcus puniceus, one genomic interval encodes:
- the rplF gene encoding 50S ribosomal protein L6, producing the protein MSRIGKQPIAVPNGVTASTANGVFKVKGPKGELTVPFNQDLTIKHEDGTLLVERPSDAQRHRALHGLTRTLVANAVKGVSDGFTINLELRGVGYRAKLNGKVLELAIGYSHPVIIDPPAGVTFTVPEPTKIDVSGIDKQLVGQVAANVRKVRKPDAYHGKGVRFVGEQIALKAGKAGATGGKGKK; encoded by the coding sequence ATGTCCCGTATCGGTAAACAACCCATCGCCGTTCCCAACGGCGTGACCGCGAGCACCGCCAATGGCGTGTTCAAGGTCAAAGGGCCAAAAGGCGAACTCACCGTTCCCTTCAATCAAGACCTGACCATCAAGCACGAAGACGGCACCTTGCTCGTCGAGCGTCCCAGCGACGCCCAGCGGCACCGCGCCCTGCACGGCTTGACCCGCACGCTGGTTGCCAACGCCGTCAAAGGCGTGAGCGACGGCTTTACCATCAACCTCGAGCTGCGTGGCGTGGGTTACCGTGCCAAGCTGAACGGCAAGGTGCTGGAACTGGCCATCGGCTACAGCCACCCCGTCATCATCGATCCTCCTGCTGGCGTGACGTTTACGGTGCCTGAACCCACCAAAATCGACGTGAGCGGCATCGACAAGCAACTGGTGGGCCAAGTGGCCGCCAATGTCCGCAAGGTTCGCAAGCCCGACGCCTACCACGGCAAGGGTGTGCGTTTCGTTGGCGAGCAAATTGCCCTGAAGGCCGGTAAAGCCGGTGCGACGGGCGGGAAAGGGAAGAAATAA
- the rpsE gene encoding 30S ribosomal protein S5, whose amino-acid sequence MTFNRRNDRERETSEFEEKMLFVNRTSKTYQGGRRFRFAALVILGDRNGRVGMGIGKAKEVPVAIEKAKAIARKNMITVPVENGTIPHDIVGVNSTSRVLLKPAGPGTGVIAGTVPRSIAELAGITNMLSKELGSRNRINVAYAVFDGFKNLRTAKQVRALRGEPAAAAQPAGGAQ is encoded by the coding sequence TTGACTTTTAATCGTCGCAATGACCGCGAACGCGAAACCAGCGAATTCGAAGAGAAGATGCTGTTCGTGAACCGCACGTCCAAAACCTACCAAGGTGGACGCCGCTTCCGCTTCGCCGCACTCGTGATCCTCGGTGACCGTAACGGTCGCGTGGGCATGGGCATCGGTAAAGCCAAAGAAGTGCCTGTGGCCATCGAGAAAGCCAAAGCGATTGCCCGCAAGAACATGATCACCGTGCCTGTCGAAAACGGAACCATTCCGCACGACATCGTCGGTGTGAATTCCACCAGCCGCGTGCTGCTGAAACCCGCAGGCCCCGGTACGGGCGTCATCGCGGGCACCGTGCCCCGTTCGATTGCCGAACTGGCCGGGATCACCAACATGCTCTCGAAGGAACTCGGAAGCCGGAACCGAATCAACGTGGCGTATGCCGTGTTCGACGGCTTCAAGAACCTGCGGACGGCCAAGCAAGTTCGCGCCCTGCGCGGCGAGCCTGCCGCAGCCGCGCAACCCGCCGGAGGTGCTCAATAA
- the rplD gene encoding 50S ribosomal protein L4: protein MAQINVIGQNGGRTIDLDLPEVNVNILHDVVTWQLASRRRGTASTKTRAQVSATGKKMYGQKGTGNARHGDRGVPTFVGGGTAFGPKPRSYAYTLPRKVRQLGLAMALADRQESGKLMAVDGFNLDGKTKSFVSWAAQNGLDGTERVLLVTDDMQARQGARNVPWATVMPVAGLNAYDILRHDRLIIDAVALEPAHEDMEEEGAQ from the coding sequence GTGGCGCAGATCAACGTGATCGGTCAGAACGGAGGTCGCACCATCGACCTCGACCTGCCCGAAGTCAATGTCAACATCTTGCATGATGTGGTGACCTGGCAGCTTGCCAGCCGCCGCCGTGGCACGGCCAGCACGAAAACCCGTGCCCAAGTCAGCGCCACCGGCAAGAAAATGTACGGCCAGAAGGGCACCGGTAACGCCCGTCACGGCGACCGTGGCGTGCCTACGTTCGTGGGCGGCGGTACAGCCTTCGGCCCCAAGCCCCGCAGCTACGCCTACACCCTGCCCCGCAAGGTGCGTCAGCTGGGCCTCGCGATGGCCCTCGCAGACCGTCAGGAGTCGGGCAAGTTGATGGCTGTCGACGGTTTCAACCTCGACGGCAAGACCAAGAGCTTCGTATCTTGGGCTGCCCAGAACGGCCTCGACGGAACCGAGCGCGTGTTGCTCGTCACCGACGACATGCAGGCGCGTCAGGGCGCACGCAACGTGCCCTGGGCCACCGTGATGCCCGTTGCAGGCCTCAACGCCTACGACATCCTGCGTCACGACCGCCTCATCATCGATGCCGTCGCGCTCGAGCCTGCCCATGAAGACATGGAAGAAGAGGGAGCGCAGTGA
- the secY gene encoding preprotein translocase subunit SecY, translating into MLRAFRDAFRIPDLRRKIVFTLLLLAVYRLGSTIPTPGVNTAALESATSGGLFGLISLISGGNLSQFSIFALGVLPYITASIVIQLMTTTVPALEKLSKEGEEGRKKINQFTRYAAVGLGAVQALFFSLFITSNPAYIAVGWDPGIFTTAVMVLTQVAGIAFTMWIGERITEVGVGNGISLIITAGIIANYPTEIANTAQLLNTEQTSILRILIFAAVILVTIAGIVYVYQGERRVPVTYARARGGTPTGGAARNMGGQATWLPIKVNQAGVIPVIFASAMLIIPNLIASATATRAPGVNAWIQSNLVFGQPFYLALEALLIFGFTYLYNSVQFDPKRISEQLREAGGFIPGVRPGVPTAEYLGSISGRLSLWGAVFLVVLTVFPQIVQRATGITTFQFSGTGLLIIVGVALETLKQLEAQLTVRRYDGFITKGRIRGRLNN; encoded by the coding sequence ATGCTCCGCGCCTTCCGCGACGCGTTCCGGATTCCGGACCTTCGGCGGAAGATTGTCTTCACCCTGCTGCTGCTGGCGGTGTACCGCTTGGGAAGCACCATTCCCACGCCCGGCGTCAATACCGCAGCACTCGAATCGGCCACCTCAGGTGGCCTTTTCGGGTTAATCAGCCTGATCTCGGGCGGCAATCTTTCGCAGTTCTCGATCTTCGCGCTGGGCGTGCTGCCGTACATTACGGCCAGCATCGTGATCCAGCTGATGACCACTACCGTTCCTGCCCTAGAGAAGCTCAGTAAAGAGGGCGAGGAAGGGCGCAAGAAGATCAACCAGTTCACGCGTTACGCCGCTGTCGGCCTCGGCGCGGTGCAGGCCCTGTTCTTCTCGCTGTTCATTACCAGTAACCCGGCGTATATCGCTGTGGGCTGGGATCCCGGTATCTTTACGACCGCCGTGATGGTGCTGACGCAGGTGGCGGGCATTGCCTTCACCATGTGGATTGGGGAGCGCATCACCGAAGTGGGCGTCGGCAACGGCATCAGCCTGATCATCACGGCGGGCATCATCGCCAACTACCCCACAGAGATCGCCAACACAGCCCAACTGCTGAACACGGAGCAGACCAGCATCCTGCGGATCTTGATCTTCGCTGCCGTCATTTTGGTCACCATCGCGGGCATCGTGTACGTGTATCAGGGCGAACGGCGCGTCCCCGTGACCTACGCACGTGCGCGGGGCGGCACACCCACAGGCGGGGCCGCTCGGAATATGGGCGGGCAGGCCACTTGGTTGCCCATCAAGGTCAATCAGGCGGGCGTGATTCCGGTCATTTTCGCCAGTGCCATGCTGATCATTCCCAACCTGATCGCTTCGGCTACCGCCACCCGTGCCCCCGGCGTCAACGCTTGGATTCAGTCCAATCTGGTGTTCGGGCAGCCTTTCTATCTGGCTCTCGAAGCCCTGCTGATTTTCGGATTCACCTACCTCTACAACAGCGTGCAGTTTGATCCCAAGCGGATCAGCGAGCAGCTGCGTGAAGCGGGCGGGTTTATTCCGGGGGTGCGTCCCGGCGTGCCCACTGCTGAATATCTGGGCAGTATCAGTGGCCGCCTGAGTTTGTGGGGCGCGGTCTTCTTGGTTGTGCTGACGGTGTTTCCGCAGATCGTGCAGCGGGCCACCGGCATCACCACCTTCCAGTTTTCAGGCACAGGCCTGCTGATTATCGTAGGTGTAGCGCTCGAAACCTTGAAACAATTGGAAGCCCAACTGACGGTTCGCCGTTACGACGGATTCATCACCAAAGGCCGAATTCGCGGCAGACTCAACAATTGA
- the rplB gene encoding 50S ribosomal protein L2: MAVKKYRPYTPSRRQMTTADFSGLTKKRPEKALTEALPKTGGRNNRGRITSRFIGGGHKRLYRIIDFKRRDKSGVNAKVASIEYDPNRSARIALLAYADGEKRYILAPEGLVVGMTVGTGPEAEPKVGNALPLRFVPVGAVVHAVELVPGKGAQMARSAGTSIQLQGKESEYVILRLPSGELRRVHTECYATIGAVGNAEHKNINLGKAGRSRWLGRKPHQRGSAMNPVDHPHGGGEGRTGAGRQPVSPWGQLAKGLKTRRKRKVSDRFIITRRGGK; the protein is encoded by the coding sequence ATGGCCGTCAAGAAATACCGTCCCTATACCCCGTCGCGTCGTCAGATGACGACGGCGGACTTCAGCGGACTGACCAAGAAGCGCCCCGAAAAGGCACTGACCGAAGCCCTCCCCAAGACCGGCGGACGCAACAACCGTGGACGCATCACCAGCCGTTTCATCGGCGGCGGCCACAAGCGCCTGTACCGCATCATCGACTTCAAGCGCCGTGACAAGTCGGGCGTGAACGCCAAGGTCGCCTCCATCGAGTACGATCCCAACCGCAGCGCCCGTATCGCCCTGTTGGCCTACGCCGACGGCGAAAAGCGCTACATCCTGGCCCCCGAAGGCCTGGTTGTCGGCATGACGGTCGGTACCGGCCCCGAAGCAGAACCCAAGGTCGGCAACGCGCTGCCCCTGCGGTTTGTGCCTGTGGGTGCCGTGGTGCACGCCGTAGAACTCGTGCCCGGTAAGGGCGCTCAGATGGCCCGCAGCGCCGGAACCAGCATTCAGTTGCAGGGCAAGGAAAGCGAGTACGTCATCTTGCGTCTGCCCAGCGGTGAACTCCGCCGCGTGCATACCGAGTGCTACGCCACCATCGGCGCAGTGGGCAATGCCGAGCACAAGAACATCAACCTCGGTAAAGCCGGACGCAGCCGTTGGCTTGGCCGCAAGCCCCACCAACGAGGCAGCGCCATGAACCCGGTGGATCACCCACACGGCGGTGGTGAAGGCCGGACTGGTGCAGGCCGCCAGCCCGTCAGCCCTTGGGGTCAACTTGCTAAGGGTCTCAAGACCCGCCGTAAGCGCAAGGTCAGCGACCGCTTTATCATCACCCGCCGCGGCGGGAAGTAA
- the rplN gene encoding 50S ribosomal protein L14, translating to MIMPQSRLDVADNSGAREIMCIRVLNSGIGGKGLTTGGGGNKRYAGVGDIIVASVKDAAPRGAVKAGDVVKAVVVRTSHAIKRADGSTIRFDKNAAVIINNQGEPRGTRVFGPVARELRDRRFMKIVSLAPEVL from the coding sequence ATGATCATGCCTCAATCCCGCCTCGACGTGGCGGACAACAGCGGCGCACGCGAAATCATGTGCATCCGCGTGCTGAACAGCGGCATCGGTGGCAAAGGCCTGACGACGGGCGGCGGCGGCAACAAGCGCTACGCCGGAGTCGGTGACATCATCGTGGCCAGCGTAAAAGACGCCGCGCCCCGTGGTGCCGTGAAAGCCGGTGACGTGGTGAAAGCCGTCGTCGTGCGTACCAGCCACGCCATCAAGCGTGCCGACGGCAGCACCATCCGCTTCGACAAGAACGCCGCCGTCATCATCAACAATCAGGGCGAGCCTCGCGGCACCCGCGTTTTCGGGCCAGTGGCCCGCGAGCTGCGTGACCGCCGCTTCATGAAAATCGTGTCGCTCGCTCCGGAGGTCTTGTAA
- the rpsH gene encoding 30S ribosomal protein S8, translating to MLSDPIADMLTRIRNATRTFKETVDIPASKFKEELAKLLVKEGYVASVERTRPEGQKFDVLRVTLKYGHKREQVIKHIERISRPGRRAYVSADSLPRIQRGLGVAIVSTSKGLLPDREARKQGIGGEVICVLW from the coding sequence ATGCTGAGTGATCCTATCGCCGACATGCTCACGCGCATTCGCAACGCGACGCGCACGTTCAAAGAGACCGTGGACATCCCGGCCTCTAAGTTCAAAGAAGAGCTTGCCAAGCTGCTCGTGAAGGAAGGCTATGTTGCTTCCGTCGAGCGCACCCGTCCCGAAGGCCAGAAGTTTGACGTCCTGCGCGTGACCCTGAAATACGGCCACAAGCGTGAACAGGTCATCAAGCACATCGAGCGCATCAGCCGTCCTGGCCGCCGCGCTTACGTGAGCGCCGACAGCCTGCCCCGCATCCAGCGCGGCCTCGGTGTGGCCATCGTGTCTACCAGCAAAGGCCTACTCCCTGACCGCGAAGCCCGCAAACAGGGAATCGGCGGCGAAGTTATCTGTGTACTCTGGTAA
- the rpsC gene encoding 30S ribosomal protein S3, with protein sequence MGNKINPNGFRLGITRGWNSRWYAGKKQYAKLLKEDEKIRNLVNKKLAAAGIARIEIERAGQQVNVIISAAKPGIVIGKGGDSIKGLRGDIEKLVSAGTVAVNVAEIPNPNISAPLVALRIAEQIERRFAFRRAMKQAAQRVMESGARGVKIILSGRLGGAEQARTEKVLEGRVPLHTLRADIDYGTALARTTYGILGIKVLVFNGEVIGGRTETLARPPRRDDRRPEGGDRPRTNRRRPTARRGGE encoded by the coding sequence ATGGGTAACAAGATTAACCCGAACGGCTTTCGCCTCGGTATTACCCGTGGATGGAACAGCCGCTGGTACGCGGGCAAAAAGCAGTACGCCAAATTGCTGAAAGAAGACGAGAAGATTCGTAACCTCGTCAACAAGAAGCTGGCTGCCGCCGGAATCGCCCGTATCGAAATCGAGCGTGCCGGTCAGCAGGTCAACGTGATCATCAGCGCGGCCAAACCCGGCATCGTGATCGGCAAGGGCGGGGACTCCATCAAGGGTCTGCGCGGCGACATCGAGAAACTGGTGTCCGCCGGAACCGTGGCCGTCAACGTCGCGGAAATCCCCAACCCCAACATCAGTGCGCCCCTCGTGGCCCTGCGCATCGCCGAGCAGATCGAGCGCCGCTTCGCCTTCCGCCGCGCCATGAAGCAGGCTGCACAGCGCGTGATGGAATCGGGCGCCCGCGGCGTCAAAATCATCCTGTCCGGGCGTTTGGGCGGAGCCGAGCAAGCCCGCACCGAAAAAGTGCTGGAAGGCCGCGTGCCCCTGCACACCCTGCGTGCCGACATCGACTACGGCACCGCGCTGGCCCGCACCACCTATGGCATCCTGGGCATCAAAGTCCTCGTGTTCAACGGTGAAGTCATCGGTGGCCGCACCGAGACGCTGGCCCGTCCCCCCCGCCGTGATGATCGCCGCCCCGAAGGCGGAGACCGTCCCCGCACGAACCGCCGCCGTCCTACCGCGCGGCGCGGAGGTGAGTGA
- the rplR gene encoding 50S ribosomal protein L18 gives MAAQTTIRRKLRARRKVRVAAGERPRLSVFRSSKHIYAQIIDDASGTTLASANSSVLKTGTKTDTAAAVGKALAEAATAKGVKQVVFDRGQYRYHGRVKALADAAREGGLDF, from the coding sequence ATGGCAGCCCAGACCACCATCCGCCGCAAGCTTCGCGCCCGCCGCAAGGTACGCGTCGCTGCTGGCGAGCGCCCACGCCTCAGCGTGTTCCGCTCCAGCAAGCACATCTACGCCCAAATCATCGACGATGCCAGCGGCACCACCTTGGCCTCGGCCAACAGCAGCGTCCTCAAGACCGGCACCAAAACCGACACCGCCGCCGCAGTGGGCAAGGCCTTGGCCGAAGCCGCGACTGCCAAGGGTGTCAAGCAGGTTGTCTTTGACCGTGGTCAGTACCGTTACCACGGACGCGTGAAAGCGCTCGCAGACGCGGCGCGGGAGGGTGGCCTTGACTTTTAA
- the rpmD gene encoding 50S ribosomal protein L30, whose protein sequence is MKITLKSSVIGRRASQVATVKALGLRKIGDTRVLNDSPAIRGMVKTVQHMLEVEG, encoded by the coding sequence ATCAAGATCACTCTGAAGAGCAGCGTGATTGGCCGCCGTGCCAGTCAAGTTGCCACTGTAAAAGCGTTGGGCCTGCGTAAAATTGGCGACACCCGTGTCCTCAACGATTCGCCTGCCATTCGCGGCATGGTCAAGACTGTGCAGCACATGTTGGAGGTGGAAGGGTGA
- a CDS encoding 50S ribosomal protein L23, whose amino-acid sequence MNHYDILKQPVVSEKAYAGMERGVYTFWVNPSSTKTEIKAAVQNVFGVKVVGISTMNVTGKRKRVGKFIGHRADRKKAIVRLADGQKIDALESQI is encoded by the coding sequence GTGAATCACTACGACATTCTGAAGCAGCCTGTGGTCAGCGAGAAAGCCTACGCGGGCATGGAGCGCGGCGTGTACACCTTCTGGGTGAATCCTTCGTCGACCAAGACCGAGATCAAGGCCGCCGTACAGAACGTGTTTGGCGTGAAAGTCGTGGGCATCAGCACCATGAACGTGACCGGCAAGCGCAAGCGTGTGGGCAAGTTTATCGGGCACCGTGCAGACCGCAAGAAGGCCATCGTGCGCCTCGCGGACGGCCAGAAGATCGACGCGCTCGAGAGCCAGATCTAA
- the rplV gene encoding 50S ribosomal protein L22, producing the protein MTAPIVPEQTFRNKKERKQNVKLRTPGKAIARYVRMSPRKVRLVVDVIRGKSVRDAEDLLRFIPRAASEPVAKVLNSAKANALHNDDMLEERLVITAAYVDVGPTLKRLIPRARGSANILKKRTSHITIIVGERVATVRTAGKQSTGKGNK; encoded by the coding sequence ATGACCGCTCCTATCGTCCCTGAACAGACCTTCCGTAACAAGAAGGAACGCAAGCAGAACGTCAAGCTGCGCACCCCCGGTAAGGCCATCGCCCGTTACGTGCGCATGAGCCCCCGCAAAGTGCGTTTGGTGGTCGACGTGATCCGTGGCAAGAGCGTCCGTGACGCCGAAGACCTACTGCGCTTTATCCCCCGCGCTGCCAGTGAGCCGGTCGCCAAGGTGCTGAACAGCGCCAAAGCCAACGCCCTGCACAACGACGACATGCTCGAAGAGCGTCTGGTCATCACGGCGGCTTACGTCGACGTCGGCCCGACCCTCAAGCGCCTGATTCCCCGTGCCCGTGGCAGCGCCAACATCCTGAAAAAGCGCACCAGCCACATCACCATCATCGTGGGCGAGCGGGTTGCCACGGTTCGCACCGCTGGCAAACAGAGCACCGGGAAGGGGAACAAGTAA
- the rpmC gene encoding 50S ribosomal protein L29 yields MKPSDMRSLQAADFKKEIDARKKELMELRFQAAMGTLAQPHRVTQLRREVAQLNTIRGQLSAAGEQK; encoded by the coding sequence ATGAAGCCCAGTGACATGCGTAGTTTGCAGGCCGCCGATTTCAAGAAAGAAATCGACGCCCGCAAGAAAGAATTGATGGAGCTGCGCTTTCAGGCGGCCATGGGCACGCTTGCCCAGCCCCACCGCGTGACGCAACTCCGCCGCGAAGTCGCCCAGTTGAATACCATTCGTGGTCAGCTGAGCGCCGCTGGAGAGCAGAAATGA
- the rpsQ gene encoding 30S ribosomal protein S17, translated as MKKTFTGVVVSDKADKTVSVKVERRFAHPLYGKIVTRSHKYAAHDEANEYKTGDRVEIIAVRPISKTKTWKVTKLIERPRGIETTAVETEGGQA; from the coding sequence ATGAAAAAGACCTTCACGGGCGTCGTGGTGAGCGACAAGGCCGACAAGACCGTCAGTGTCAAAGTCGAGCGCCGGTTTGCTCACCCCCTGTACGGCAAGATCGTGACCCGCAGCCATAAATACGCTGCCCACGACGAAGCCAACGAATACAAGACTGGTGACCGCGTCGAGATTATCGCCGTGCGTCCTATCTCCAAGACCAAAACTTGGAAGGTCACCAAACTGATCGAGCGCCCCCGCGGCATCGAAACCACTGCGGTGGAAACTGAAGGCGGTCAAGCATGA
- the rplP gene encoding 50S ribosomal protein L16 produces the protein MLLPKRTKYRKQHRGRMTGDAKGGDYVAFGDFGLIALEAAWVRSNQIEACRIVMSRHFRRGGKIYIRIFPDKPVTKKPAETRMGKGKGAVEFWVSVVKPGRVMFEVSGVTEEQAKEAFRLAGHKLPIQTKMVKREVYDEAQ, from the coding sequence ATGCTTCTTCCTAAGCGCACCAAATACCGCAAGCAGCACCGCGGCCGGATGACCGGTGACGCCAAGGGCGGCGACTACGTTGCCTTCGGCGACTTCGGCCTGATCGCGCTCGAAGCCGCTTGGGTTCGGTCTAACCAGATCGAAGCCTGCCGCATCGTGATGAGCCGTCACTTCCGCCGTGGGGGCAAGATCTACATCCGCATCTTCCCCGACAAGCCTGTGACCAAGAAGCCCGCCGAAACCCGAATGGGTAAAGGTAAGGGTGCTGTGGAGTTCTGGGTCAGCGTCGTGAAGCCGGGCCGCGTCATGTTCGAAGTGTCGGGCGTGACCGAAGAGCAGGCCAAGGAAGCCTTCCGTTTGGCCGGACACAAGCTGCCCATCCAGACCAAGATGGTCAAGCGCGAGGTTTACGATGAAGCCCAGTGA
- a CDS encoding type Z 30S ribosomal protein S14: MANTSKVVKAERGMKFAVQNYNRCSRCGRARSYYRFFGLCRICIRELAHKGELPGVKKSSW, from the coding sequence ATGGCGAACACCTCTAAAGTTGTGAAGGCAGAGCGCGGCATGAAATTTGCCGTGCAAAACTACAACCGCTGCTCCCGCTGTGGCCGCGCCCGCAGCTACTACCGGTTTTTCGGCCTGTGCCGCATTTGCATCCGCGAATTGGCACACAAAGGCGAATTGCCCGGCGTGAAAAAGAGCAGCTGGTAA
- the rplO gene encoding 50S ribosomal protein L15, producing MKLHELKPSEGSRKNRKRVGRGPGGTDKTAGRGHKGQKSRSGAGKGSFFEGGRSTLISRLPKRGFNNVGTTYEIVKLSHLEETGMDVLDREALELTGLVRRKNWPVKLLASGELTRAVTVHVDAASAAAIKAVEAAGGKVILPEAKGSDSQVSDSQNDEKAG from the coding sequence GTGAAGCTCCATGAACTGAAGCCCTCAGAGGGCAGCCGCAAGAACCGCAAACGTGTTGGACGCGGCCCCGGCGGCACCGACAAGACCGCCGGACGCGGTCACAAGGGTCAGAAGTCGCGTAGCGGTGCTGGCAAAGGTTCCTTCTTCGAAGGTGGCCGCAGCACCCTGATCAGCCGTCTGCCCAAGCGCGGATTCAACAACGTGGGCACCACCTACGAAATCGTGAAGCTCTCGCACCTTGAGGAAACGGGCATGGACGTGCTTGACCGTGAGGCGCTGGAACTGACCGGACTGGTGCGCCGCAAGAACTGGCCCGTGAAGTTGCTGGCCAGCGGCGAACTGACCCGCGCCGTCACCGTGCATGTGGACGCAGCCAGCGCCGCAGCGATCAAGGCTGTGGAAGCAGCGGGCGGCAAAGTGATCTTGCCCGAAGCCAAGGGCAGCGACAGTCAAGTCAGCGATAGTCAAAACGACGAGAAGGCGGGCTAA
- the rplE gene encoding 50S ribosomal protein L5, giving the protein MQTLKGKYNEQVRPALVQQFGYSSIMAAPRIEKIVINEGLGASKEDSKAIDKAAKELALITLQKPIITKAKKSISNFKLRQGMPVGVKVTLRGERMYVFLEKLINIGLPRIRDFRGINPNAFDGRGNYNLGIKEQLIFPEITYDMVDKVRGMDITIVTTAKTDEEARALLQAMGLPFRK; this is encoded by the coding sequence ATGCAGACCCTGAAAGGCAAGTACAACGAGCAAGTCCGGCCCGCGCTGGTGCAGCAGTTTGGATATTCGTCCATTATGGCCGCGCCGCGCATCGAAAAGATCGTGATCAACGAGGGCCTCGGCGCTTCCAAGGAAGACAGCAAGGCCATCGACAAAGCCGCCAAGGAATTGGCGCTGATCACCCTTCAAAAGCCCATCATCACCAAGGCTAAGAAGAGCATCTCCAACTTCAAGCTCCGTCAGGGCATGCCCGTGGGCGTGAAGGTTACGCTGCGCGGCGAGCGCATGTACGTGTTCTTGGAGAAGCTGATCAACATCGGCCTGCCCCGCATCCGCGATTTCCGTGGCATCAACCCCAACGCCTTCGACGGACGTGGCAACTACAACCTCGGCATCAAAGAGCAGCTGATCTTCCCGGAGATCACCTATGATATGGTGGACAAGGTGCGCGGTATGGATATCACTATCGTAACCACCGCGAAGACCGACGAGGAAGCCCGCGCACTGCTTCAGGCGATGGGTCTCCCGTTCCGGAAATAA
- the rplX gene encoding 50S ribosomal protein L24, giving the protein MPLPSAGSHHNDKLHVKKGDTVIVLRGKDKGQTGKVLLALPRDAKVVVEGVNMVTKHVKPSASSPQGGIEKREGAVHASKVALVDPETGKATRIRKQIVDGKKVRVAVGSGKVID; this is encoded by the coding sequence ATGCCTCTTCCCAGCGCAGGCTCTCACCACAACGACAAGCTGCACGTCAAAAAGGGTGACACCGTCATCGTTTTGCGCGGCAAGGACAAGGGCCAGACCGGGAAGGTTCTCTTGGCCCTGCCCCGTGACGCCAAAGTCGTCGTAGAGGGCGTCAACATGGTCACCAAGCACGTGAAACCCAGCGCCAGCAGCCCTCAGGGCGGCATCGAGAAGCGCGAAGGTGCCGTTCACGCCAGCAAAGTGGCGCTCGTTGATCCCGAAACCGGCAAGGCCACCCGCATCCGTAAGCAGATCGTGGACGGTAAGAAAGTCCGCGTCGCTGTCGGCAGCGGCAAAGTCATCGACTGA
- the rpsS gene encoding 30S ribosomal protein S19 gives MPRSLKKGPFVDDHLLKKVDAQNDRKEKRVIKTWSRRSTIVPEMIGHTIAVHNGKQHVPVFVNEQMIGHKLGEFSPTRSYRGHGADKNTKGSKKK, from the coding sequence ATGCCCCGTAGCCTGAAGAAAGGGCCGTTCGTGGATGACCACCTCCTGAAAAAGGTGGACGCCCAGAACGACCGCAAGGAAAAACGCGTCATCAAGACGTGGAGCCGCCGCAGCACCATCGTTCCCGAAATGATCGGTCACACCATTGCCGTGCACAACGGCAAGCAGCATGTGCCCGTGTTCGTGAACGAGCAGATGATCGGCCACAAACTCGGTGAATTCTCGCCCACCCGCTCTTACCGGGGTCACGGCGCAGACAAGAACACCAAGGGGAGCAAGAAGAAATGA